In Rhodothermus marinus DSM 4252, a single genomic region encodes these proteins:
- a CDS encoding FeoA family protein has translation MTTLRDLRPGERGRVTGYVSDQLPPRIFEMGLLPGTEVELVRLAPLGDPIDLKVRGFHLSIRKHEAELILVERL, from the coding sequence ATGACGACGCTGCGTGATCTCCGGCCGGGCGAGCGGGGCCGTGTGACGGGCTACGTCAGCGATCAGCTGCCGCCGCGCATCTTCGAAATGGGCCTGCTGCCCGGCACCGAAGTCGAGCTGGTCCGGCTGGCTCCCCTGGGTGATCCCATCGACCTGAAAGTCCGTGGCTTCCACCTCTCCATTCGCAAGCACGAAGCCGAGCTGATTCTGGTGGAGCGGTTATGA